Proteins co-encoded in one Sander vitreus isolate 19-12246 chromosome 9, sanVit1, whole genome shotgun sequence genomic window:
- the znf644b gene encoding zinc finger protein 644 isoform X1 — translation MSDLKPNAQEDKDVEPVSDSPGRTLEPLQTHTFSLKNNAAGLSSDEHENPLNGTQPNPFVYSSVPAVPQAGNFLPSGALVNGPGSHPSSEVHCVLNKGTVLSNNVLDAAWQAEKDKSPEVLPPPSELQSDAWKNTAGPIVKTLATQPGVNTPLSHSEENESKLAYSTLSGADSAEQMHISQPLTKQTMKTRSRRDIERSESSSDDYDDAEVIRWDSARECFLHNDRRLETKVMHQRHRKHNTHVKTMSGSLEKVNHSLNHTYRPFSYCSGNHVENVDIVNKDDSLGTQSDIRYSDVPLKDLSRNTASDSEDRIHSKAQESCNEENDPEEEDNCSSKVEQLKTEQVEQDPLFFSCTICNVNFKEKRHFHRHMMYHLGKHNQVNSANVSQPFICRECGRLFCDSNSLMRHIIIHQDRMEKLTEEIKGLKNTELEDRGSTVQCPQCVFGCNCPKISVQHAKTHDNLKHYYFCEECNYITLTQQALEAHLHVAHLNTHQPQYRKVTHTNDAEEEDHVQFQRKMGFFTSRDKVVLERHSELEHLRSHCGDYKKVADQPKIVMSKPNPFKPTPGRTAHFLHWSCKKGDIYIQKSQNKTVNSPQFRCRFGYSKNMLSPSLWRVDRHGKLLLQPVERLDVATDITCVEKEGKNNDSKAFGSSKQANCPATADSLSTRNIKLDHQFCQGSKNDPTRGSLQVHANQNSRSIRKMSKPLHNTIDNINGNISPWLCQRLRKQSAVKELEKGCEGSNNFSADTSEATGSFLESKNVRNPYARRYFRKRQRFSAKDQSPHVLEDEDDGDEDCSDIEQLIIKEEYIETTVCDDSTEPPCMSTGDSFDVFPTPGVEHKPCPYCPAMFESGVGLSNHVRGHLHRVGLSYNARHMVSPEQVALRDHQPRIRRRIPCGTRRMRKTVNPETHGEHTCPLCWGWFDTKTGLSNHVRGHLKRIGKSVTSTSKSPLCILNELLQDKKERQNILQVLNKSQFPSPSFVSQKFSSNGLILMRMGIPVKIQHEMRSPHPLLDSFLPKQEAEAFLERKKLQEEAQRGTKACSSTLVELLKMRQESMDLTARNNQEACATRKICDLTKDYMEETQMTSVEPNWAHGECDSSKICIQCNSAFPRLPGHLRAYAHRKRIAILEGPGYDYKQKKPRPRPGLKKKIVPSLNAEIYTLTCRFCDLVFQGPLSIQEDWIKHLQRHLLHTSVPHSGTGMVEILGLHHKIQMSMSPEHPDLE, via the exons ATGTCTGATCTGAAGCCAAACGCACAAGAGGACAAAGACGTGGAGCCGGTGTCTGACAGCCCAGGTCGTACTCTGGAGCCATTACAGACTCACACATTCTCCCTGAAGAACAATGCTGCAGGTCTGTCCTCAGATGAACATGAAAACCCTTTAAATGGAACCCAGCCGAATCCATTTGTATACAGCAGTGTCCCTGCTGTTCCCCAAGCAGGCAATTTTTTGCCTTCAGGAGCACTTGTTAATGGACCTGGTTCACACCCCAGCTCAGAGGTACACTGTGTCCTGAACAAAGGCACTGTTTTATCCAACAATGTCCTGGATGCCGCATGGCAAGCGGAGAAGGACAAGAGCCCCGAGGTGTTACCACCACCTAGTGAGCTTCAATCAGACGCTTGGAAGAACACAGCGGGGCCCATCGTAAAAACACTGGCCACACAGCCAGGTGTCAACACGCCACTGTCTCACTCGGAGGAGAATGAGTCCAAACTGGCCTATTCCACACTGTCAGGTGCAGACAGTGCAGAGCAAATGCACATTAGCCAACCTCTGACAAAACAGACAATGAAAACAAGATCTCGACGGGACATAGAACGGTCAGAAAGCTCCTCGGATGATTATGATGATGCTGAAGTAATCAGATGGGATTCAGCAAGAGAGTGCTTCTTGCACAATGACAGAAGGCTAGAGACCAAAGTGATGCACCAAAGACACAGGAAGCACAACACACATGTAAAAACCATGTCAGGCTCTCTAGAAAAGGTTAACCACAGTTTAAATCACACATACAGACCTTTCTCTTACTGCAGTGGTAATCATGTTGAAAATGTTGACATTGTCAACAAAGATGATTCTTTGGGTACCCAATCGGATATTAGATATTCTGATGTGCCACTCAAAGATCTTTCTAGGAACACAGCCTCCGACTCTGAGGACCGTATTCATAGCAAAGCACAGGAAAGCTGTAATGAGGAAAATGACCCTGAAGAAGAAGACAATTGTAGTTCAAAAGTGGAACAGTTGAAGACAGAACAAGTTGAACAAGATCCACTCTTCTTTTCATGTACAATATGCAATGTTAATTTCAAGGAAAAAAGACATTTCCATAGACATATGATGTATCATTTAGGCAAGCATAATCAGGTGAACAGTGCAAATGTCTCACAGCCCTTTATATGCAGGGAGTGTGGGCGTCTGTTCTGTGATAGCAACTCCCTCATGAGGCACATCATTATTCACCAAGACAGAATGGAAAAACTTACGGAAGAAATCAAAGGTCTTAAAAACACTGAGTTGGAAGACAGGGGTTCCACAGTGCAGTGCCCTcagtgtgtatttggttgtaatTGCCCTAAAATCTCTGTCCAGCACGCCAAAACACATGATAATCTGAAGCACTACTACTTCTGTGAGGAGTGTAACTACATTACATTGACACAGCAGGCACTTGAAGCACACTTGCATGTTGCACACCTCAACACACACCAGCCTCAATACAGGAAAGTGACTCACACTAATGATGCAGAGGAAGAGGACCATGTTCAGTTTCAGCGTAAAATGGGTTTTTTCACAAGTAGAGACAAAGTAGTATTGGAAAGACATTCTGAGCTGGAGCATCTGCGATCACACTGTggtgattataaaaaggttgcTGACCAGCCCAAAATTGTCATGTCTAAACCAAATCCGTTTAAGCCGACTCCTGGACGAACGGCTCACTTCCTACACTGGTCCTGTAAAAAAGGGGACATTTACATTCAAAAGTCccaaaacaaaactgtaaatTCTCCTCAGTTTAGGTGCCGTTTTGGCTACAGCAAAAACATGCTGTCACCGTCTTTGTGGAGGGTCGACAGGCATGGAAAATTACTCCTCCAACCAGTAGAAAGATTAGACGTGGCAACTGATATCACCTGTGtggaaaaagagggaaaaaacaatgacagcaaGGCTTTTGGCAGCTCAAAGCAGGCAAACTGTCCTGCAACTGCTGATTCTTTATCAACCAGAAATATTAAATTAGATCATCAGTTCTGCCAGGGTAGCAAGAACGACCCAACGAGAGGGAGTTTACAAGTGCATGCAAACCAAAATTCTCGGTCAAttagaaaaatgtcaaagcCCTTGCATAACACTATTGACAATATAAATGGTAATATATCGCCATGGCTTTGCCAGAGGCTCAGGAAACAGTCTGCAGTTAAGGAGTTAGAGAAAGGCTGTGAGGGCAGCAATAACTTCAGTGCTGACACCAGTGAAGCTACAGGCAGCTTCTTGGAAAGCAAGAATGTAAGGAACCCGTATGCTCGGAGGTATTTCAGAAAAAGGCAGAGGTTTTCAGCCAAAGACCAAAGCCCTCATGTACTCgaagatgaagatgatggaGATGAAGACTGCAGTGACATAGAGCAACTCATAATCAAGGAGGAGTATATCGAAACAACAGTGTGTGATGATTCCACAGAGCCGCCTTGTATGTCTACAGGTGACAGCTTTGATGTTTTCCCCACACCAGGGGTAGAACACAAGCCCTGTCCGTACTGCCCTGCCATGTTTGAGTCTGGAGTGGGTCTCTCCAATCATGTGCGAGGGCACCTTCACCGAGTTGGCTTAAGCTATAATGCTCGGCACATGGTTTCGCCAGAGCAAGTGGCATTGCGAGACCATCAGCCACGAATCCGCAGAAGAATCCCCTGTGGCACGAGGAGAATGAGAAAAA CTGTTAATCCAGAAACCCATGGAGAGCACACATGTCCCCTGTGCTGGGGTTGGTTTGATACTAAGACTGGCCTCTCCAACCATGTGAGGGGACACCTGAAACGAATTGGTAAAAGTGTTACCAGCACCAGTAAGTCCCCGCTGTGCATCCTAAATGAACTGTTACAGGACAAAAAGGAACGTCAGAACATCCTTCAGGTCCTTAACAAGAGCCAGTTTCCTTCACCCTCCTTTGTCTCTCAGAAGTTCAGCAGCAATGGCCTGATCCTGATGCGCATGGGCATCCCAGTGAAAATCCAGCATGAGATGAGGAGTCCACATCCTTTATTGGACAGCTTTCTACCAAAACAGGAGGCAGAGGCCTTTTTGGAAAGGAAGAAGCTTCAGGAAGAAGCACAAAGAGGCACTAAGGCCTGCTCAAGCACTTTAGTTGAACTGCTCAAGATGAGACAGGAAAGTATGGATCTTACAGCGAGAAACAACCAGGAAGCCTGTGCAACCAGGAAGATCTGTGATTTGACCAAAGATTACATGGAGGAGACACAGATGACCAGTGTGGAACCAAACTGGGCTCATG GGGAATGTGATTCGAGTAAGATTTGTATTCAGTGTAACAGCGCCTTCCCAAGGCTTCCTGGTCATCTTCGAGCCTATGCACACAGGAAGAGGATTGCCATTTTGGAAGGACCAG GCTATGATTATAAGCAGAAGAAGCCAAGACCAAGGCCTGGGCTAAAAAAGAAGATTGTACCCTCCTTGAATGCAGAGATATACACGCTAACATGCAG ATTCTGTGACCTCGTCTTTCAGGGTCCCCTTTCCATCCAGGAGGATTGGATCAAGCACTTACAGAGGCACCTTCTGCACACCAGCGTGCCCCACTCAGGGACAGGGATGGTCGAAATTTTGGGTCTTCATCACAAAATACAAATGAGTATGTCTCCTGAGCACCCAGATCTTGAGTAG
- the znf644b gene encoding zinc finger protein 644 isoform X2 — MSDLKPNAQEDKDVEPVSDSPGRTLEPLQTHTFSLKNNAAGLSSDEHENPLNGTQPNPFVYSSVPAVPQAGNFLPSGALVNGPGSHPSSEVHCVLNKGTVLSNNVLDAAWQAEKDKSPEVLPPPSELQSDAWKNTAGPIVKTLATQPGVNTPLSHSEENESKLAYSTLSGADSAEQMHISQPLTKQTMKTRSRRDIERSESSSDDYDDAEVIRWDSARECFLHNDRRLETKVMHQRHRKHNTHVKTMSGSLEKVNHSLNHTYRPFSYCSGNHVENVDIVNKDDSLGTQSDIRYSDVPLKDLSRNTASDSEDRIHSKAQESCNEENDPEEEDNCSSKVEQLKTEQVEQDPLFFSCTICNVNFKEKRHFHRHMMYHLGKHNQVNSANVSQPFICRECGRLFCDSNSLMRHIIIHQDRMEKLTEEIKGLKNTELEDRGSTVQCPQCVFGCNCPKISVQHAKTHDNLKHYYFCEECNYITLTQQALEAHLHVAHLNTHQPQYRKVTHTNDAEEEDHVQFQRKMGFFTSRDKVVLERHSELEHLRSHCGDYKKVADQPKIVMSKPNPFKPTPGRTAHFLHWSCKKGDIYIQKSQNKTVNSPQFRCRFGYSKNMLSPSLWRVDRHGKLLLQPVERLDVATDITCVEKEGKNNDSKAFGSSKQANCPATADSLSTRNIKLDHQFCQGSKNDPTRGSLQVHANQNSRSIRKMSKPLHNTIDNINGNISPWLCQRLRKQSAVKELEKGCEGSNNFSADTSEATGSFLESKNVRNPYARRYFRKRQRFSAKDQSPHVLEDEDDGDEDCSDIEQLIIKEEYIETTVCDDSTEPPCMSTGDSFDVFPTPGVEHKPCPYCPAMFESGVGLSNHVRGHLHRVGLSYNARHMVSPEQVALRDHQPRIRRRIPCGTRRMRKTVNPETHGEHTCPLCWGWFDTKTGLSNHVRGHLKRIGKSVTSTSKSPLCILNELLQDKKERQNILQVLNKSQFPSPSFVSQKFSSNGLILMRMGIPVKIQHEMRSPHPLLDSFLPKQEAEAFLERKKLQEEAQRGTKACSSTLVELLKMRQESMDLTARNNQEACATRKICDLTKDYMEETQMTSVEPNWAHGECDSSKICIQCNSAFPRLPGHLRAYAHRKRIAILEGPDSVTSSFRVPFPSRRIGSSTYRGTFCTPACPTQGQGWSKFWVFITKYK, encoded by the exons ATGTCTGATCTGAAGCCAAACGCACAAGAGGACAAAGACGTGGAGCCGGTGTCTGACAGCCCAGGTCGTACTCTGGAGCCATTACAGACTCACACATTCTCCCTGAAGAACAATGCTGCAGGTCTGTCCTCAGATGAACATGAAAACCCTTTAAATGGAACCCAGCCGAATCCATTTGTATACAGCAGTGTCCCTGCTGTTCCCCAAGCAGGCAATTTTTTGCCTTCAGGAGCACTTGTTAATGGACCTGGTTCACACCCCAGCTCAGAGGTACACTGTGTCCTGAACAAAGGCACTGTTTTATCCAACAATGTCCTGGATGCCGCATGGCAAGCGGAGAAGGACAAGAGCCCCGAGGTGTTACCACCACCTAGTGAGCTTCAATCAGACGCTTGGAAGAACACAGCGGGGCCCATCGTAAAAACACTGGCCACACAGCCAGGTGTCAACACGCCACTGTCTCACTCGGAGGAGAATGAGTCCAAACTGGCCTATTCCACACTGTCAGGTGCAGACAGTGCAGAGCAAATGCACATTAGCCAACCTCTGACAAAACAGACAATGAAAACAAGATCTCGACGGGACATAGAACGGTCAGAAAGCTCCTCGGATGATTATGATGATGCTGAAGTAATCAGATGGGATTCAGCAAGAGAGTGCTTCTTGCACAATGACAGAAGGCTAGAGACCAAAGTGATGCACCAAAGACACAGGAAGCACAACACACATGTAAAAACCATGTCAGGCTCTCTAGAAAAGGTTAACCACAGTTTAAATCACACATACAGACCTTTCTCTTACTGCAGTGGTAATCATGTTGAAAATGTTGACATTGTCAACAAAGATGATTCTTTGGGTACCCAATCGGATATTAGATATTCTGATGTGCCACTCAAAGATCTTTCTAGGAACACAGCCTCCGACTCTGAGGACCGTATTCATAGCAAAGCACAGGAAAGCTGTAATGAGGAAAATGACCCTGAAGAAGAAGACAATTGTAGTTCAAAAGTGGAACAGTTGAAGACAGAACAAGTTGAACAAGATCCACTCTTCTTTTCATGTACAATATGCAATGTTAATTTCAAGGAAAAAAGACATTTCCATAGACATATGATGTATCATTTAGGCAAGCATAATCAGGTGAACAGTGCAAATGTCTCACAGCCCTTTATATGCAGGGAGTGTGGGCGTCTGTTCTGTGATAGCAACTCCCTCATGAGGCACATCATTATTCACCAAGACAGAATGGAAAAACTTACGGAAGAAATCAAAGGTCTTAAAAACACTGAGTTGGAAGACAGGGGTTCCACAGTGCAGTGCCCTcagtgtgtatttggttgtaatTGCCCTAAAATCTCTGTCCAGCACGCCAAAACACATGATAATCTGAAGCACTACTACTTCTGTGAGGAGTGTAACTACATTACATTGACACAGCAGGCACTTGAAGCACACTTGCATGTTGCACACCTCAACACACACCAGCCTCAATACAGGAAAGTGACTCACACTAATGATGCAGAGGAAGAGGACCATGTTCAGTTTCAGCGTAAAATGGGTTTTTTCACAAGTAGAGACAAAGTAGTATTGGAAAGACATTCTGAGCTGGAGCATCTGCGATCACACTGTggtgattataaaaaggttgcTGACCAGCCCAAAATTGTCATGTCTAAACCAAATCCGTTTAAGCCGACTCCTGGACGAACGGCTCACTTCCTACACTGGTCCTGTAAAAAAGGGGACATTTACATTCAAAAGTCccaaaacaaaactgtaaatTCTCCTCAGTTTAGGTGCCGTTTTGGCTACAGCAAAAACATGCTGTCACCGTCTTTGTGGAGGGTCGACAGGCATGGAAAATTACTCCTCCAACCAGTAGAAAGATTAGACGTGGCAACTGATATCACCTGTGtggaaaaagagggaaaaaacaatgacagcaaGGCTTTTGGCAGCTCAAAGCAGGCAAACTGTCCTGCAACTGCTGATTCTTTATCAACCAGAAATATTAAATTAGATCATCAGTTCTGCCAGGGTAGCAAGAACGACCCAACGAGAGGGAGTTTACAAGTGCATGCAAACCAAAATTCTCGGTCAAttagaaaaatgtcaaagcCCTTGCATAACACTATTGACAATATAAATGGTAATATATCGCCATGGCTTTGCCAGAGGCTCAGGAAACAGTCTGCAGTTAAGGAGTTAGAGAAAGGCTGTGAGGGCAGCAATAACTTCAGTGCTGACACCAGTGAAGCTACAGGCAGCTTCTTGGAAAGCAAGAATGTAAGGAACCCGTATGCTCGGAGGTATTTCAGAAAAAGGCAGAGGTTTTCAGCCAAAGACCAAAGCCCTCATGTACTCgaagatgaagatgatggaGATGAAGACTGCAGTGACATAGAGCAACTCATAATCAAGGAGGAGTATATCGAAACAACAGTGTGTGATGATTCCACAGAGCCGCCTTGTATGTCTACAGGTGACAGCTTTGATGTTTTCCCCACACCAGGGGTAGAACACAAGCCCTGTCCGTACTGCCCTGCCATGTTTGAGTCTGGAGTGGGTCTCTCCAATCATGTGCGAGGGCACCTTCACCGAGTTGGCTTAAGCTATAATGCTCGGCACATGGTTTCGCCAGAGCAAGTGGCATTGCGAGACCATCAGCCACGAATCCGCAGAAGAATCCCCTGTGGCACGAGGAGAATGAGAAAAA CTGTTAATCCAGAAACCCATGGAGAGCACACATGTCCCCTGTGCTGGGGTTGGTTTGATACTAAGACTGGCCTCTCCAACCATGTGAGGGGACACCTGAAACGAATTGGTAAAAGTGTTACCAGCACCAGTAAGTCCCCGCTGTGCATCCTAAATGAACTGTTACAGGACAAAAAGGAACGTCAGAACATCCTTCAGGTCCTTAACAAGAGCCAGTTTCCTTCACCCTCCTTTGTCTCTCAGAAGTTCAGCAGCAATGGCCTGATCCTGATGCGCATGGGCATCCCAGTGAAAATCCAGCATGAGATGAGGAGTCCACATCCTTTATTGGACAGCTTTCTACCAAAACAGGAGGCAGAGGCCTTTTTGGAAAGGAAGAAGCTTCAGGAAGAAGCACAAAGAGGCACTAAGGCCTGCTCAAGCACTTTAGTTGAACTGCTCAAGATGAGACAGGAAAGTATGGATCTTACAGCGAGAAACAACCAGGAAGCCTGTGCAACCAGGAAGATCTGTGATTTGACCAAAGATTACATGGAGGAGACACAGATGACCAGTGTGGAACCAAACTGGGCTCATG GGGAATGTGATTCGAGTAAGATTTGTATTCAGTGTAACAGCGCCTTCCCAAGGCTTCCTGGTCATCTTCGAGCCTATGCACACAGGAAGAGGATTGCCATTTTGGAAGGACCAG ATTCTGTGACCTCGTCTTTCAGGGTCCCCTTTCCATCCAGGAGGATTGGATCAAGCACTTACAGAGGCACCTTCTGCACACCAGCGTGCCCCACTCAGGGACAGGGATGGTCGAAATTTTGGGTCTTCATCACAAAATACAAATGA